From a single Paraburkholderia sp. FT54 genomic region:
- a CDS encoding LysE family transporter yields the protein MLSASAIALLAVGIIVVLITPGPTNTLLAAAGLRHGVRRSLPLIAAELGGYLVSISVWGHFLVRAAHVLPWLPSLLRVAAGLYIAYLAVDMWRAAVALPDSAQRASGMRTLFVATLLNPKGLLFAGTIFPAIAFAHLPAYAFSMLIFACLLVPIALAWIAFGAALGSGRLTWLNPVKMQRGASIVLGVFSLSLAWAALH from the coding sequence ATGCTCTCTGCGTCTGCTATCGCGCTGCTGGCCGTCGGCATTATCGTCGTGCTGATTACACCCGGCCCAACCAATACGCTGCTTGCGGCGGCCGGTTTGCGCCATGGTGTGCGGCGTTCGCTGCCGCTGATTGCCGCCGAACTGGGCGGCTATCTCGTCTCGATCTCGGTGTGGGGGCATTTCCTCGTCCGGGCGGCGCATGTGCTGCCCTGGTTGCCCTCGCTGTTGCGCGTGGCGGCCGGCTTGTACATCGCGTATCTCGCCGTCGACATGTGGCGCGCGGCAGTCGCCTTGCCCGACTCGGCACAACGCGCGAGTGGCATGCGCACGTTGTTCGTGGCCACGCTGCTCAATCCGAAGGGCTTGCTGTTCGCTGGTACGATTTTTCCGGCTATCGCTTTCGCGCACCTGCCCGCCTACGCCTTCTCGATGCTGATATTCGCGTGCCTGCTCGTGCCGATCGCGCTCGCGTGGATTGCGTTCGGCGCGGCGCTCGGCAGCGGCAGGCTCACCTGGCTCAATCCGGTGAAGATGCAGCGCGGCGCTTCGATCGTGCTCGGTGTATTTTCCTTGTCGCTCGCATGGGCGGCGCTGCATTGA